GATTACATACGCTAAAAATGAAGCTGAACCTGCCTAAAGAAAGGGAATATGTCGGCACAGCCCCGCTATGGAAAAGGATTGCCGCGTTTTTTATCGACCTGTTCATCATAAACTTTGTTCTCCTGATCCCATTCAGGCCTCTGCTTAGGGTATTGGTTCAGGAAGAATCAGGCTTTTCTCAGATGTATTCTTACCTCAGTTCTAATCCTTCTGTTGTTGAAATCATAACAGCAGTATCTCTTACAA
The window above is part of the candidate division KSB1 bacterium genome. Proteins encoded here:
- a CDS encoding RDD family protein, which gives rise to MKLNLPKEREYVGTAPLWKRIAAFFIDLFIINFVLLIPFRPLLRVLVQEESGFSQMYSYLSSNPSVVEIITAVSLT